The window TTAGGCCGTGGTTATTTAACTATCGCGCTCCATGAGCTCGGCGGCGATGTATTAATTGATACAAAAATTGAAATTCATGAGCTGGACCAAGACGATGTGCTTGAGCGCTTGCTTTACGAAATTGATGAGTTTTTTCAAACCTATGCTGATCAGTTAGGTCGAGTGACCAGTATTGCCATTACGCTGCCAGGTCTTGTGAACTCAGAGCAAGGTATCGTGTTGCAAATGCCTCATTACAATGTAGAAAATCTAGCTCTGGGACCTGAAATCTACAAGGCAACAGGTTTACCAGTCTTTGTTGCTAATGACACACGAGCTTGGGCACTAGCAGAGAAACTGTTTGGTCATTCTAAAGATAATGAAAACTCTGTCCTGATCTCGATTCACCATGGCTTAGGTGCAGGTATTATTCTTGATGGACGCGTGTTGTTAGGTCGCCACGGAAATATCGGTGAATTAGGTCATATTCAGATAGATCCAAATGGTAAACGCTGCCATTGTGGCAATATTGGCTGTTTGGAAACGGTTGCCAGCTCACAGGCTATCCGTGAAGAAGTTGTCAGACGTATTGCTGATGGTGAGGCGTCTAGCCTTGCCGAACAAGAAGAGATGAGTATCGAGAGCATATGCGAAGCCGCCGCTAGTGGTGATCCTCTTGCGGTGGATGTGATCGAAAAACTAGGCGGTTATCTGGGCGCTGCAATTGCGATTGTGATTAACCTTTTTAACCCGGAAAAGATCTTGATTGGTGGCGTTATCAATCAGGCAAAAGACGTACTCTATCCTGCTATCCGCCGTTGTATTGAAGAGCAGAGCTTACCGGTTTATCACCAAGATCTGGAACTGGTAGAGTCTCGTTTCTACAAGCAAGCGACAATGCCGGGAGCGGCACTGGTAAAACAGGCGCTGTATGACGGGCAATTATTGATGAAAGTGGTAGAGGGTTAATCTCTTTTATTAACGTTATATCTGATATATCAAAGGGATGAGACTTAAATTCTCATCCCTTTTGTTACTTGCCTGCTCCTAAACGTTCGTGAGCTAGTGAAAGTCCCGTGATTTGCTTTGTAACTCCGTTAAGTGATGAGTGCAATCAATCAGCTTGCCAGCAATTACGTGTGTTACTTCTCCTTCTTTTTCTACAATTCCCTTAACCATCATTACCTTAGATGTGAGATAAGCCTGTTTTTGTGCTCGGGCGGTGGCGCTCCAAACGACAACATTAATATTTCCTGTATCGTCCTCTAAAGTGATAAAGGTAACCCCTGCAGCGGTACCGGGAGATTGGCGTCCGGTCACTAGCCCAACCACGGTCACCAGTGATTTATGTTCTTTCTCGACTAACTGTAGCATGCGGGTAAAACGCGGCAGCTTACCTGCTTGCTCCAATAAAGTAATCGGATGGCGATTGAGAGAAAGCCCTGTACTGGCATAATCTTCAATCAGGTTTTCATACTCAGAAGGTTGGGTTTGATAGTCAATAACAGGTTCTTGCACATCATGAAATAAAGGCAAGTCCGATAGGGAGTCCATGGCCGCCCAACGAGCACTGTAGCGATTACCCGATAAGATCTGCAACGCATTCGCGGATGCTAACAGTTCGATATCGCGGCGGTTTCTCAAGATTTGCTTTACTTCCTGAATGGAGCGATAACCGTTTTTAGGACGATGCTCAATAAGTCGGTTTACGCTCTCTTCACTGAGTCCTTTGACTAAACGAAAGCCAAGTTGCACACCTAGCCGTCCGTTAGAGCGCGGGATAAGATGGTGTCGATAGTGTGAAAGATTGACGCAGATTGGCAAGACTTCGATGCCATGACGACGAGCATCCTGCACCAGTTGCGAAGGACTGTAAAAACCCATTGGCTGGCTATTCAATAGCGCGGTATAAAACTCGGCGGGGTAGTAGTACTTCAGCCAAGATGAACAATACGCCAGCACCGCAAATGAAGCGGAATGGCTTTCCGGGAAGCCGTATTCGCCAAATCCACAAATCTGCTCGAAGATGCGTTCCGCAAAGGCTAAATCATAGTCTCGCTCACGCATACCATCGATAAGCTTGGGTCTGAATTTTGCGAGATCGCCATTCTTTTTCCAGGCAGCCATCGCCCGGCGTAGTTGGTCGGCTTCACCGCCACTAAAGCCAGCAGCAACCATGGCGAGTTTAATCACTTGTTCCTGAAAAATCGGCACGCCCATGGTTCGCTCTAAGACACTTTTCACAGCTTCTGAAGGGTAGCTGACAGGTTCTTCACCATTGCGCCTTTTCAGAAAGGGATGAACCATATCACCCTGAATGGGTCCCGGACGCACAATCGCAATTTGAATCACCAAGTCGTAATAACAGGCAGGCTTTAAGCGAGGGAGCATGCTCATTTGTGCCCTGGATTCGATCTGAAATACCCCGACAGTGTCTGCTTTCTGGATCATGCGATAAACATTGGGATCGTCCTGAAGCCGGGTGATCTCGGCAATGGAAAGTGATCGCTGGTGGTGCTTTTCCACCAGTTGAAAGCACTTTCTGATCGCATTCAGCATGCCTAATGCGAGTACATCGACCTTGAGCAGTTTTAAGCTTTCTAAATCGTCTTTGTCCCACTGAATGATGGTGCGATCTTCCATCGCGGCGTTTTCTACCGGAACTAACTCGTATAACGGTCCAGACGAAATCACAAAGCCACCGACGTGTTGAGACAGATGGCGAGGAAAGCCGATGATCTCGTTCACCAATTGAATAAACTGCTGTCCCTTAAGCGACTCTGGGTGTAATCCGAGCTCAACAATCTGCGCTTGCCAGCCGTGGCTACGATCGCGTCGGTTAACATTCTTAATGAAAAAGTCCAGCTGGGTTTCTTCTATCCCCAGTGCTTTACCGACTTCTCTGACTGCGCTTTTGAAACGATAACTGATGACGGTTGCAGCCAGAGCTGCGCGCTCGCGACCATATTTCTTATAGATATATTGAATGACTTCTTCCCGGCGTTCGTGCTCAAAGTCGACATCAATATCTGGCGGCTCATCTCGTTCTTTACTGATAAACCTTTCGAACAGTACAGCGATTTGCCTTGGGTCCACGGAGGTGATTTCCAGGCAATAGCACACCACTGAGTTTGCCGCAGAGCCGCGTCCCTGATAGAGAATGCCTTGCTTTTTTGCAAACATCACAATGTCGTGAATGGTTAAAAAGTAATAGTGGTATTTCAGCTCTTTAATTAATGCGAGTTCATTCTCGATAGTTTTCTGGATGGCTTCTGGAACACCTTCAGGAAAACGTCTTTTCTTGCCGCGTTCAACTAACCTACGCAGGTAAGAATCTGGCGTGTAGCCGTCAGGAATTAACTCCGCAGGATATTCGTATTTCAGTTCGCTCAGCTTAAATTCACACAAATTAGCGATGTGTTGGCTTTCTGCCAGCCATTTTGGTTTGTAGACGCGGGAAAGTTTATTGAGTGGTCGTAAAGCACGTTCAGCATTTGAAAGCCGTTCAAAGCCGAGCTGATCAACGCTGCAACTGTGTTTCACTGCGGTGAGCACATGTTGTAAGGGCAAGCGTTCGACCGAATGCATGAGTACACCACCACAAGCGGTAATCGGTAACTGAAGTTCATGGGCGAGTTTTTCACAATGGTTGGTATATGCCGAATCATCGCCACCAAGGTGACGCTGGATGGCAACCCATAAGCGGCTTGTATGATGTTGGTTTAACCAGCGTCCCCAGTAATGATCGCTGTTTTGGTGGGTTGGGAGCCATAAAACAAAACAGTGACGAATTGACATCAAGTCCCATTCAGAGAGTTGATAGCTGCCTTTTTCACTGCGCCGTCTTGCGTTGGTGATAATACGGCACAGTTCTGCATAAGCTTTACGACATGGGCATAATAAGACCACTTGGCATTCATCATTGAGCCAAAACATGCTGCCTACGATTTGCTTGATATCGAGCTTATGTTGCTGGATCGTGGTATGTGCTTTTACGATACCTGCAACGGAACATTCATCCGTTATCGCAATGGCCTGATAATGGAAAAAAGCGGCTTGCAGTACCAGCTCTTCTGCATGAGAAGCTCCGGTAAGAAAAGAGAAATTGGACTGACAAAACAGTTCTGAATAACTCGTCATGACTTAACAAAAATACCCGTGAAGAAACCAATGTTTGTGTTGATCGCGAAATACCCATAGCCAGCGGCCTTGTCTGGTGTGTGCAATGTAGTAATCACGCATGATCTCATCGCCATCCCACCACCCTGAAACAATTCGCTCTGGTCCGTGTACCAGAGATACTTGCTCTTGAAGCGGTATTGGCCTCGGTAATTGCATCGCCGGACGCAGCAATTGAGGAATGGATGAAAGCGCGACATCAGGTTCATCGGCTGAACGATATTGGCAGGCTTTTTCTGGTCTTGGGTCGTAAGCAATCTCTGGCTTGAGCACAGAGTTCTTCCCCAGTTTGGCCTGCAATAAAGAGAGCAGTTCCAAAGCGTTCATTCGACCTTTCTGCCCGGCAAAGAGATCGCAAGTACTGCTGGCAGGCTCGCCTTGTCGAATTACCTGTAACGTCAGGCCAATCACAGGGCCATTGAGCGTTAGAGATTCCAGGCTCAAGCTGGCGAGTTGCTGCCAGCGGTGGCATAAGTAGTCCCCTTGCGCGGAAGTGAGTTGAAGGTGCTGCTCTTGTTTATCTCGCTGCTGGAGTGTCAAACGGAGTTCGAAGGCCACTTTATCTCTTAGCTTTAAAAAGGTTTCGAGTTGACTCAGTAACTTCACAAGCGGCTTCTCGATCCATTGAACATTTTCGAGTTCAAATAACAGTTCTAAATAGACTTGGAATGATTCCGTAGGATGATAAAAGTCGACAGGGTGTTTAAATTGGCCGGTCAGTCGCCCTACATAGTTCACGAGATCAATATCAAAACGTCGCGCGATGTCCTGCAGTGGCAGTTCAAGCAGATCTTGTAACGTACTCACGCCGACACGATGTAACATCTCCACCGTCGCCGTGGATAAATCAGTCAGTGTTAGTGGCAAAGAGGAGAGTGATTGCTGAATACGCGCTTTGTCTTCAATCAACTGATTACTTCCAGACAGAGCCATGAGTTTGGCAGCGAATGGGGAAAACCCACAGCCAAACTGAACACTTAGCTTGAGTGAGGCGAGGTGAGTAGAGACTTTTTGCCAGTAGTTATCTAGCCCCTCATAGAGACAGAGCATGGGCGTTGCGCGTAGCAGGATCCCCTGATTTGGCATCAGCACGACATCAGAAGTGATCAGATACAGCCACTGGGCAACTTCCTGTAATTTTTTCCGCTCGGTTTTTGGCTGGTAAGGGTGGACTTGTAAGTCACGACATAAAGATGCCGCGCTACCCAAGCCCATATTAGGTTTAATGCCATGTTGTTTCGCAATGTCATTATATTGAATGACGCGACAACGCTGGCTTTCAACAATGACCACTGGCTGATCTTGAGTGTCACCAAATAGGGTGTCTAATTGTAAGCGAGGGAAGTGCAAGTAAATCCACAAAGACATGCTATTACCCTTGATTTAACATCGGGAAATTCACGACTGTCGACGGAATATGTGCCTTAGTCGGTACAACAAGTTGTGGGTAATGATGCCGGAAGTTAATCTCGATCTGGCCTTTTCTCCAGCCACCTTTGCGTTTTAATACCTCAACGCTGACCCCTTGATCGCTCCCTTGTACTTTGAGGCTGAGTGACACTGGCAGGGATAGACGGTTTGCTCGAACTGGTTTCAACATAAACAGAGGGCAAGAACCTTGCTCACTGGCGACTTGCAGACGTTTGACCTGATGGATCTCAAGTTCTTCTTGCCACAGGAGTACATTGGTACATACGCCACTTTTTAGGCATTGCTCCGCTGTCCAGAGCGCATCACGCTGGTGCTCAGGAGTGATGACCCAGACCTGATTAATGTCCAGGCCGATACTGTGTAGGAAGAATGAGTTCATCAGAGCAGGTGGCTGAATAAACGCGGTTACACCGCTGGTCAAAAAGGATTTCAAATAAGGTGCGAGCAGGCGCAATTCACCGACACTGCCTACAGACTCCATCTCGATCACCCCATGAGGTGGAAAGCCTCCACCCAACAGCGTATCCAGTTCTGGAAAGCCAGAGCGATGGAGGAACTGATGTGGGTCCGCTTTGGTTAAATTTGCCTGCCAAACAAGATGCTGGCTTTTTAGGTGCTGAATAATATCTTGCATAACTAGGGACAGTAGACTTTAATTGACTGTATATATATACAGTATATTTCTGTGGTGCAAAGTAGCAAGATTTTTGTGGTGAGAAAAATAAAAAAGGCAGCGCTTGCTGCCTTTTCAATCGGTTATGTCTGGAGTGATAACTGAATTATTTACGCTTCGGTTGCGCGTCAATGCACTGACCATTCACATCAGTCACACTTGGGTCCATCAGGTGCAGGTACAACGGCATCAGATCCTGTGGTGTTTTCAGCAGGTTTGCATCTTCACCTGGGTATGCTTTTTCACGCATGCGAGTACGTGTTGCACCTGGGTTGATGGCATTAACGCGCATTGGGGTATCACTTAACTCATCAGCCAGGGTTTGCATCATGCCTTCTACTGCGAATTTCGAGATAGCGTATGGGCCCCAGAAAGCACGACCTGAGTGGCCAACGGTAGAAGAGGTAAAGATAATACGGCCAGCTTCAGATTTGCGCATCACAGGTAGCAGTGCTTGAGTCATCAGAACTTCGGCTTTCACGTTGATTTGCATGATGTCGTCGAAGTCTTCTTCATTGATCTGTTCGAATGGGCACAGTGTGCTCAAAACACCGGCGTTGTGTAGTAGACCATCAAGGCGTCCGAACTGGCCTTCGATTGTCTCTGCCATATCAATGTAGTTCTGCTTTGTTGCCCCTTTTAAATCAAGAGGAATAATTGCGGCTTGTGGGTAACCAGCGGCTTCAATTTCGTCGTAAATGGATTCAAGGTTTTGAACGTTTCTGCCCAATAAAATCACCGTTGCACCGTGCTTTGCGTATGAAAGTGCGGCTTGACGGCCAATACCATTACCTGCGCCGGTAACAAGAATGACTTTATCTTTTAAGGCATCTGCTGAAACGGAGTAGTCCACGGTGTTTAATCCTTATTATTGTAAGTGGGTCCATGATAGTTAATTGGCGCTAATTACGCCGGTTTCTCAATGGAAAATCTTGGTAATCGTGACAAGATGGTTACAATACACCAATTCATATGTTATACCAATTCCAGAACGTCCGTTAGGCATGCTATCAATCAGAACAACGGGTTACAAACCAAGTTGCCTTCTCTCTGATTTTTCGGTGTAGCATAGCGACATATTCGCTGGAGTGAGATAAAGGAGCTCTCATTGGAATTTATATTAGATTACGGTCTATTTTTGGCCAAGATTGTCACAGTCGTTGCTGCGATCGTTGTCCTGATTGTGCTTGTTAAATCGGCTGGTGGAAAGTCAGGTGTGCCAAAAGGTGAACTCGAGATCACCAACCTTTCTGAGCAGCATAAGCAGTCTGTTGAGCAATTAGAGCATCATTTACACGATGAGGCTTTCCTCAAAGCTCGTGATAAAGCCCTCAAGAAAGAAGAAAAAGAAAAGAACAAATCCCGCGAGAAAGAGATCAAACAAGCAAGTAAAGACGGTGAGCTAGATAGCAAACGCGAACCACACCTGTTTGTTCTCGACTTCAAAGGCAGTATTGATGCCAAAGAAGTGAACTCATTACGTGAAGAAGTCACCGCGATTTTGGCTGTAGCTCGTGAAGGGGACGAAGTCCTACTGCGTTTAGAGTCTGGTGGGGGCATGGTGCATGGCTACGGCTTGGCGTCTTCTCAGCTTGATCGTATTAAAGCCGCTGGTTTGCCATTAACCATCGCCGTGGATAAAGTGGCGGCAAGTGGTGGTTATATGATGGCGTGTGTGGCAGACAAAATCGTCTCTGCACCCTTTGCCATTGTGGGCTCAATTGGCGTGATCGCACAAATTCCAAACTTCAATAAGTTATTGAAGAAGCATGATATCGAGTACGAACAACTTACCGCAGGTGAGTACAAGCGTACTCTGACTATGTTTGGAGAAAACACCGACAAAGCTCGTGATAAATTCAAGCAAGAGCTAGAAGAAACTCACGTACTATTCAAAGACTTCATTCGTGAGCGCCGCCCAAGCTTAGAGCTAGAAAAAGTAGCCACTGGCGAACACTGGTTTGGTACTCAGGCAAAAGAACGTGGTCTGGTCGACGAAATATGCACGTCTGATGATCTCGTTGTTGCGGCATGCAAAGACAAGACAGTATTAGCCGTTCACTACGTACCGAAGAAAAAACTGGCTGATAAGCTAGCGGGTATTGCGAGTAAAATGGCAGACAGTGTCATCTTAAAACTGGCTGAACGTGGACAAAAACCAATCGGTTAATCACGGGTCATTGCTAAAAGTGATATCCAGATTGAACATGGCGAGGGTGAAAAGCTCTCGCCATTTTTATGTGATTTTTTAAATTTACTTATAAATCAGGTTGCTCATGCAGTGTAATGCATTGAATGACATTTTTCCTCGCTCCAGAAGGCAATTACCCGTATAATGCGCGCCTCGAAAACCGAGCAAATTGCGAAAAGAAATAATAGGTGGAGAAGAACATGTCCTCTCAAACTCCGGTTGTAACCGTAGATGGACCGAGTGGTGCAGGTAAAGGCACTTTGTGTATGTTGCTAGCGGAAAAGTTGGGTTTCCAACTTTTAGACTCTGGCGCAATTTATCGAGTACTTGCACTCGCTGCTATTCACCATGGTGTTGATACTGAGTCTGAGGATGCGCTTGTCCCACTGGCTACACACCTAGATGTTCAATTTATCGCTGAAGGTGATCTGGTTAAGGTTATTTTAGAAGGCGAAAATGTCTCCGGTGAGCTTCGTAAAGAAGAAACGGGGATGGCGGCATCTAAAGTCGCTGCGCTGCCACGTGTCCGTGAAGCATTATTGCGTCGTCAACGTGCCTTTGAAACGGCGCCAGGTCTCGTTGCCGATGGCCGTGATATGGGAACCGTTGTATTCCCACATGCACAAGCGAAAATTTTCCTTGATGCGAGCGCAGAAGAGCGTGCAAATAGACGCCTTAAACAGTTGCAAGATAAAGGGTTAGATGTTAGATTTGCTGACCTTTTAAGCGAGATCCAAGAGCGTGACGATCGCGATCGTAACCGCCCAGTGGCGCCACTACGCCCTGCAGAGGATGCGCTTGTGCTAGATTCAACGTCGATGAGTATCGACGAAGTGGTAGAAAAGGCACTACAATATATCGAATCGAAGCTAGCTGAGTAACGATACTCATCTAGGCTAAGAGCGTTGGTCGCAAGGATGATGACTGGCGAATTTAATAACCCCATGCGGTAGGATACCCGTGGACGTTTAATTTATTGAAGATTAAATAAATGACTGAATCTTTTGCTCAACTCTTTGAAGAGTTTCTAAACGAAACAGAATTCCAACAAGGCAGCATCGTTAAAGGTACTGTAGTAGCTATCGAGAACGGTTTCGTTCTTGTTGACGCTGGTCTTAAGTCTGAATCTGCTATCCCTGCTGAACAGTTCAAGAACGCTGCTGGCGAACTTGAAGTTGAAGTTGGCGCTGAAGTTGACGTAGCTCTAGACGCTGTTGAAGATGGTTTCGGTGAAACTCAACTTTCTCGTGAGAAAGCTAAGCGTCACGAAGCTTGGATCGTACTTGAGAAAGCTTACGAAGAAGCTGAAACTGTTGTTGGTATCATCAACGGTAAAGTTAAAGGCGGTTTCACTGTTGAACTAAACGGTATCCGTGCTTTCCTTCCTGGCTCTCTAGTAGACGTACGCCCAATCCGCGACACTGCTCACCTAGAAAACAAAGAGCTAGAGTTCAAAGTTATCAAACTTGACCAAAAACGTAACAACGTAGTTGTTTCACGTCGTGCTGTTATCGAATCTGAAAACAGTGTTGAGCGTGACGAGCTTCTAGAAACTCTACAAGAAGGTTCTGAAGTTAAAGGTATCGTTAAGAACCTTACTGACTACGGTGCGTTCGTTGACCTAGGTGGCGTTGACGGTCTTCTACATATCACAGATATGGCTTGGAAGCGCGTTAAGCACCCATCTGAAATCGTTAACGTTGGTGACGAGATCCAAGTTAAAGTTCTTAAGTTCGACCGTGAGCGTACTCGCGTATCACTAGGTCTTAAGCAACTAGGCGAAGATCCATGGGTAGCAATCGCTAAGCGTTACCCAGAAGGTCACAAACTAACTGGTCGCGTAACTAACCTAACTGACTACGGCTGCTTCGTTGAAATCGAAGAAGGCGTTGAAGGTCTAGTTCACGTTTCAGAAATGGATTGGACTAACAAGAACATCCACCCATCTAAAGTTGTTAATGTTGGCGACGAAGTTGAGGTTATGGTTCTTGAAATCGACGAAGAGCGTCGTCGTATCTCTCTAGGTCTGAAACAGTGTAAAGCTAACCCATGGCAGTCATTCGCTGAAGCACAAGCTAAAGGCGACAAAGTTACTGGTAAGATCAAGTCTATCACTGACTTCGGTATCTTTATCGGTCTAGAAGGCGGCATTGACGGTCTAGTTCACCTATCTGACATTTCTTGGAATGTTGCTGGCGAAGAAGCTGTACGTGAGTACAAGAAAGGCGACGAGATCTCTGCAGTTGTTCTAGCAGTAGACGCAGAGCGTGAGCGTATCTCTCTAGGCGTTAAGCAAATGGAAAATGACCCATTCAATGCTTACGTTGCAGACAACAAGAAAGGTACTCTAGTTAACGCTACAGTAACTGCTGTTGACGCTAAAGGTGCTACTGTTGAAATCGCAGAAGGCGTTGAAGGTTACATCCGTGCTTCTGAAGTATCTCGCGATCGCGTAGAAGATGCTTCTCTAATCCTAAGCGCTGGTGATGTTGTTGAAGCTAAGTTCACAGGTGTAGACCGTAAGAACCGCGTAATCAACCTATCTATCAAAGCTAAAGACGAAGCTGAAGAGCAAGAAGCAATGGCATCTATCAACAAGCAAGATGACAATGCATTCGGTAACGCAATGGCTGACGCTTTCAAAGCAGCTAAAGGCGAATAATATACTCGCTTAAGCAAAAAAGGAGCCGCAAGGCTCCTTTTTTATGTTTATTACAATAAAAGTAGTAATACTAATATCGGTAAACTATCTTAATAAAAGACATTTCTTCAATGCATACTTTGCGTAAAAATTGTCTAGAATTACGAGCAAGTGTTTGTTGGAATTAGTATTACTTACTATAATGAGTAAGAAAGATACTCAAAGAGGGCAACTATGACTAAGTCTGAACTGATTGAAAGACTCTGCGCTGAGCAAACGCATTTATCAGCGAAAGAGGTAGAGGATGCTGTAAAAGATATTCTAGAACACATGGCCTCTACATTAGAGAGTGGTGATCGTATCGAGATCCGCGGCTTTGGTAGTTTCTCTCTCCATTACCGTGAGCCTCGCGTAGGTCGTAACCCTAAAACGGGTGATAAGGTAGAGCTAGACGGTAAGTTCGTCCCTCACTTTAAACCGGGCAAAGAGCTTCGTGAGCGTGTAAATATTGGCTAATGCTCTCTGATTAGTTTGAAAAAGCGGCATACTTTTTGTGTGCCGCTTTTTTGTAATATCCCCAGTAATACCATTAATCTACCTTGCTCTGGACGGTTTTATCGTGCCATAAGTTGAGTGTTTACTTATCCAGATTGCTATTAACTTCAATTGTGTGTCTACAAACCGGGTTTCTTGAGGTTACTTGGGTATAGATTATTGCTAATATACGTGGTCTGAAGAAACATTTTACTGCATAATCTGACCTACTTACTCCTCTAAGGGTGATGTAATATGAAAATTATAAAAATCGTTGCTATTTTTGCTCTCTTTCTAATTGCACTAGCATTAGGCTCACAAAACCAAGAAGTTGTGGCCTTTAATTATCTTTTAGCAAAAGGAGAGTTCCATTTATCAACGCTACTAGGCGTGGTATTTGTTGTTGGTTTTGGCTTGGCTTGGGTTATCTTCGCTGGCATCCAACTAAAGACTCAACTTCAAGTTCGACGTCTGAAAAAGAAACTGAAAAAGTACGAGCCAGCTAACGCAGAAACTACTGCTAAGCCTGCTATCGACAAACAGGCATAAGGATAAGGCTTCACTTTAATGCTTGAACTACTCTTCTTGTTATTGCCTATAGCTGCTGCGTATGGCTGGTATATGGGGCATCGCAGCGCTCAACAAGACAAGCAGAAGCAATCACATCAAATTTCTCGTCAATATATGACGGGTCTTAACTTACTGCTTTCTGATCAATCAGATAAAGCAGTAGAC is drawn from uncultured Vibrio sp. and contains these coding sequences:
- a CDS encoding ROK family protein codes for the protein MYMAQPGHIDHIKQINAGRVYKLIDLKGPISRIDLSKQSELAPASITKITRELIEAHLIHETTVQEATSRGRPAVGLQVNNEGWQFLSMRLGRGYLTIALHELGGDVLIDTKIEIHELDQDDVLERLLYEIDEFFQTYADQLGRVTSIAITLPGLVNSEQGIVLQMPHYNVENLALGPEIYKATGLPVFVANDTRAWALAEKLFGHSKDNENSVLISIHHGLGAGIILDGRVLLGRHGNIGELGHIQIDPNGKRCHCGNIGCLETVASSQAIREEVVRRIADGEASSLAEQEEMSIESICEAAASGDPLAVDVIEKLGGYLGAAIAIVINLFNPEKILIGGVINQAKDVLYPAIRRCIEEQSLPVYHQDLELVESRFYKQATMPGAALVKQALYDGQLLMKVVEG
- a CDS encoding error-prone DNA polymerase, with the protein product MTSYSELFCQSNFSFLTGASHAEELVLQAAFFHYQAIAITDECSVAGIVKAHTTIQQHKLDIKQIVGSMFWLNDECQVVLLCPCRKAYAELCRIITNARRRSEKGSYQLSEWDLMSIRHCFVLWLPTHQNSDHYWGRWLNQHHTSRLWVAIQRHLGGDDSAYTNHCEKLAHELQLPITACGGVLMHSVERLPLQHVLTAVKHSCSVDQLGFERLSNAERALRPLNKLSRVYKPKWLAESQHIANLCEFKLSELKYEYPAELIPDGYTPDSYLRRLVERGKKRRFPEGVPEAIQKTIENELALIKELKYHYYFLTIHDIVMFAKKQGILYQGRGSAANSVVCYCLEITSVDPRQIAVLFERFISKERDEPPDIDVDFEHERREEVIQYIYKKYGRERAALAATVISYRFKSAVREVGKALGIEETQLDFFIKNVNRRDRSHGWQAQIVELGLHPESLKGQQFIQLVNEIIGFPRHLSQHVGGFVISSGPLYELVPVENAAMEDRTIIQWDKDDLESLKLLKVDVLALGMLNAIRKCFQLVEKHHQRSLSIAEITRLQDDPNVYRMIQKADTVGVFQIESRAQMSMLPRLKPACYYDLVIQIAIVRPGPIQGDMVHPFLKRRNGEEPVSYPSEAVKSVLERTMGVPIFQEQVIKLAMVAAGFSGGEADQLRRAMAAWKKNGDLAKFRPKLIDGMRERDYDLAFAERIFEQICGFGEYGFPESHSASFAVLAYCSSWLKYYYPAEFYTALLNSQPMGFYSPSQLVQDARRHGIEVLPICVNLSHYRHHLIPRSNGRLGVQLGFRLVKGLSEESVNRLIEHRPKNGYRSIQEVKQILRNRRDIELLASANALQILSGNRYSARWAAMDSLSDLPLFHDVQEPVIDYQTQPSEYENLIEDYASTGLSLNRHPITLLEQAGKLPRFTRMLQLVEKEHKSLVTVVGLVTGRQSPGTAAGVTFITLEDDTGNINVVVWSATARAQKQAYLTSKVMMVKGIVEKEGEVTHVIAGKLIDCTHHLTELQSKSRDFH
- a CDS encoding DNA polymerase Y family protein, with the protein product MSLWIYLHFPRLQLDTLFGDTQDQPVVIVESQRCRVIQYNDIAKQHGIKPNMGLGSAASLCRDLQVHPYQPKTERKKLQEVAQWLYLITSDVVLMPNQGILLRATPMLCLYEGLDNYWQKVSTHLASLKLSVQFGCGFSPFAAKLMALSGSNQLIEDKARIQQSLSSLPLTLTDLSTATVEMLHRVGVSTLQDLLELPLQDIARRFDIDLVNYVGRLTGQFKHPVDFYHPTESFQVYLELLFELENVQWIEKPLVKLLSQLETFLKLRDKVAFELRLTLQQRDKQEQHLQLTSAQGDYLCHRWQQLASLSLESLTLNGPVIGLTLQVIRQGEPASSTCDLFAGQKGRMNALELLSLLQAKLGKNSVLKPEIAYDPRPEKACQYRSADEPDVALSSIPQLLRPAMQLPRPIPLQEQVSLVHGPERIVSGWWDGDEIMRDYYIAHTRQGRWLWVFRDQHKHWFLHGYFC
- the imuA gene encoding translesion DNA synthesis-associated protein ImuA: MQDIIQHLKSQHLVWQANLTKADPHQFLHRSGFPELDTLLGGGFPPHGVIEMESVGSVGELRLLAPYLKSFLTSGVTAFIQPPALMNSFFLHSIGLDINQVWVITPEHQRDALWTAEQCLKSGVCTNVLLWQEELEIHQVKRLQVASEQGSCPLFMLKPVRANRLSLPVSLSLKVQGSDQGVSVEVLKRKGGWRKGQIEINFRHHYPQLVVPTKAHIPSTVVNFPMLNQG
- a CDS encoding YciK family oxidoreductase; translation: MDYSVSADALKDKVILVTGAGNGIGRQAALSYAKHGATVILLGRNVQNLESIYDEIEAAGYPQAAIIPLDLKGATKQNYIDMAETIEGQFGRLDGLLHNAGVLSTLCPFEQINEEDFDDIMQINVKAEVLMTQALLPVMRKSEAGRIIFTSSTVGHSGRAFWGPYAISKFAVEGMMQTLADELSDTPMRVNAINPGATRTRMREKAYPGEDANLLKTPQDLMPLYLHLMDPSVTDVNGQCIDAQPKRK
- the sohB gene encoding protease SohB, which gives rise to MEFILDYGLFLAKIVTVVAAIVVLIVLVKSAGGKSGVPKGELEITNLSEQHKQSVEQLEHHLHDEAFLKARDKALKKEEKEKNKSREKEIKQASKDGELDSKREPHLFVLDFKGSIDAKEVNSLREEVTAILAVAREGDEVLLRLESGGGMVHGYGLASSQLDRIKAAGLPLTIAVDKVAASGGYMMACVADKIVSAPFAIVGSIGVIAQIPNFNKLLKKHDIEYEQLTAGEYKRTLTMFGENTDKARDKFKQELEETHVLFKDFIRERRPSLELEKVATGEHWFGTQAKERGLVDEICTSDDLVVAACKDKTVLAVHYVPKKKLADKLAGIASKMADSVILKLAERGQKPIG
- the cmk gene encoding (d)CMP kinase; its protein translation is MSSQTPVVTVDGPSGAGKGTLCMLLAEKLGFQLLDSGAIYRVLALAAIHHGVDTESEDALVPLATHLDVQFIAEGDLVKVILEGENVSGELRKEETGMAASKVAALPRVREALLRRQRAFETAPGLVADGRDMGTVVFPHAQAKIFLDASAEERANRRLKQLQDKGLDVRFADLLSEIQERDDRDRNRPVAPLRPAEDALVLDSTSMSIDEVVEKALQYIESKLAE